The Pseudonocardia broussonetiae DNA segment TCGCAGCGATCTGGCGGCCGCGCCCTGACCGAGGTGTGCAGGGCCGTCGCCGAGGTTCTGAGCCGCAGCCGCTCGGAGATACCCGAGGCGACCACGTGGGTGGACGTCGACGCGACGGCGCTGCTCGACCTGCGCGCCCGGCTGGGAGAGAGCGGTGCCGCGCCGGGCATCCTCGCCATGGTCGCCCGCTTCGTCGTCGCCGGGCTCGCCCGGTTCCCCGAGCTGAACGCGAGGGTCGACACCGGGGCCGGCGAGATCACCCACCTCGACGGGGTCAACCTCGGCCTGGCCGCCCAGACCGGGCGCGGCCTCGTCGTCCCGTCGATCCGCGACGCGCAGCGGCTCGGCATGCGTGGCCTGGACGCGGAGATCCGGCGCCTCACGGCCGCGGCCCGCGAGGGCACCGCCACCGCGGCCGAGCTCGGTTCCGGCTCGTTCACGCTGAACAACTACGGCGTCCTCGGCGTCGACGGCAGCGCCGCGATCATCAACCACCCCGAGGTCGCGATCCTCGGGATGGGCCGCATCATCCCGCGGCCCTGGGTCGTGGACGGTGAGATCGTCGCGCGGCAGATCGTGCAGCTCTCGCTCGTGTTAGACCACCGGGTCTGCGACGGCGGCACCGCCGGCGGGTTCCTGCGCTTCGTCGCCGACGCGATGGAGGCCCCGGTGTCCGCGATGGCCGACCTGTGAGCCGGGCTCCGGTCCGGGGTGAGTGACGGGACCGGGTGACTCACCCGGAACGGAGGACTCCGGCGATCCCCACTGCCGCGGCGTGCACGGCGGGCGCGAGGCGATCGACGTCGATCTGGTGCGCCCATCTGGTCACGGAGACCGCGGCCATCGCCCGTCGATCGGTGCCCAGCACCGGCGCCGCGACGCAGGCGATGCCCTTCGCGGACTCCTCGTGCTCGGCGGCGAACCCGCGCCCCTGCACAGCGCGGATCTCGCGCAGCACGAGCCCGGGCGCCACGATCGTGCGTGGCGTGCGGCGCTGCAGCGGGTGGCCGATCACCTCCTGCTGGACCGCCTGCGGGGCGTGGGCGAGCAGCGCCTTGCCCACCCCCGTGCAGTACGCAGGCATCCGCCCGCCGAGCCGCGACTGCAGCGTCGGTCCGTGGCGGCTGCCGAGCTTGTGGACGTAGACGACGTCCGAGCCGTCGAGCACGGCCAGATGCACGGTGCTGCGCGTGGTCTCGAACAGATCCGCGAGGAACGGTCCCGCCGCCTCTCGGAGCCGGTGCTGCAGGGGTGCGAGCGCGCCGAGCTCGAAGAGACGGACACCGAGGCGGTGCCCGTTCTCGGTGCGTTCGACCAGCTCCCACTCGGCCAGCTCGCCGAGGAGGCGATGGGCTGTCGGCTTGGGGAGCTTCGTGCGGCGGGCCAGTTCGGCGAGGGTGAGCTCGGCGTCGCCGGGTCGGAACGCCGCGAGCAGACACAGGGCACGGCCCAACTTGGAGGGGCCACCGTGCAACTCGTTCGCACTCATGCGATGCCCGCTCTCGACCTCGAGATCTACGGCGCCGTTCGGACGCCGGCTGAGGCCATGACCCTACGATTACGCATCGAGTAACGCAATGCATATTTTGGAACGCCGGGTCAGTCCCGGGCGGGGCACCCCAGTTCGGCCGAGATGGCTCTCGCGGTGGTGAGCAGGTCGGCGCGGATGGAGCGGACGTCGCGGTCGTCGTCGAAGCGGGCGGGCATTGCGACGCCGATCACCACCTCGATGTGCCCGTCCGGTCCGAAGACCGGTGCCGAGATGACGTTCAGGCCGGCGATGACGCTGCCGGTGGCGGTGGCGAGACCGGTCCTGCGCACCTCGTCGAGAACCTCGGCGAGGTGCTCGGGCGGGAGCTGCGAGGTCTCCTTGCGTCGTTGCTGGGCAGCGAGGATCGGGGCGGTGAGGGGTTCCGGGAGGTGTGCGAGGAACGCCCGTCCGATCGACGAATCCACGATCGGCAGGATCGAGCCGATCCTGACCACGATCGGCAGTGGGTACCACCCGTGGTCCTGGCGCACCAGGCTCGGGCCGGCGTCGGTCCACAGCGCGAGGTACACGGTGTGCCCGGTGCGATCGCGCAGGACGCTGGCATGGCGCGACGCCGTGCCCACCTCGTCGACCCGGCGCAGTGCCTCGACGCCGAGCCGCCGGGCCGCCGGGCCGAGGTTGTAGAGCCCGGTGTCCATCTCCTGCGTGACGAACCCGCTGCGCAGGAGGCTCACCAGG contains these protein-coding regions:
- a CDS encoding IclR family transcriptional regulator translates to MGRALCLLAAFRPGDAELTLAELARRTKLPKPTAHRLLGELAEWELVERTENGHRLGVRLFELGALAPLQHRLREAAGPFLADLFETTRSTVHLAVLDGSDVVYVHKLGSRHGPTLQSRLGGRMPAYCTGVGKALLAHAPQAVQQEVIGHPLQRRTPRTIVAPGLVLREIRAVQGRGFAAEHEESAKGIACVAAPVLGTDRRAMAAVSVTRWAHQIDVDRLAPAVHAAAVGIAGVLRSG
- a CDS encoding IclR family transcriptional regulator; this encodes MTTPHQQQGIQSVEIGMRVLAALEEGGGPMPLSKIAAGSGLLPGKTHRYLVSLLRSGFVTQEMDTGLYNLGPAARRLGVEALRRVDEVGTASRHASVLRDRTGHTVYLALWTDAGPSLVRQDHGWYPLPIVVRIGSILPIVDSSIGRAFLAHLPEPLTAPILAAQQRRKETSQLPPEHLAEVLDEVRRTGLATATGSVIAGLNVISAPVFGPDGHIEVVIGVAMPARFDDDRDVRSIRADLLTTARAISAELGCPARD